A genomic segment from Triticum dicoccoides isolate Atlit2015 ecotype Zavitan chromosome 1A, WEW_v2.0, whole genome shotgun sequence encodes:
- the LOC119289324 gene encoding probable methyltransferase At1g27930, whose product MAMMSPKQLLTTILIVFSTLSFIKLLLLTHSASSSPARPGRSAWDAGGSGNGNGTAARDGLNAKEFALLRSVVAARAPCGLLVFGLSPQLLALAAVNSGQGAATAFVTDSAEDAASARRVLAGRGPGPGSAAVHRASYPDPAGEAWALLRRARASPVCGRPTGTVRKSGCRLALTSLPREVLDARWDVVVVDGPSGAGPGEPGRMGAIYTAAALARAAGGGAVDVAVHDMNRTVERWYAREYLCEDNLVAAKGRLWHFRVAAGGPPDAFCSTAPVQIL is encoded by the coding sequence ATGGCGATGATGTCGCCGAAGCAGCTGCTGACCACCATCCTCATCGTCTTCTCCACGCTCTCCTTCATCAAGCTGCTGCTCCTCACCCACTCCGCATCGTCGTCGCCCGCGCGCCCCGGCCGCTCCGCCTGGGACGCCGGCGGGTCCGGCAACGGCAACGGCACGGCCGCCAGGGACGGCCTGAACGCCAAGGAGTTCGCGCTGCTCCGCTCCGTCGTGGCCGCGCGCGCGCCGTGCGGGCTGCTCGTGTTCGGCCTCTCGCCGCAGCTCCTCGCGCTCGCCGCGGTCAACTCCGGGCAGGGCGCCGCCACCGCCTTCGTCACCGACAGCGCCGAGGACGCGGCCAGCGCGCGGCGCGTGCTCGCGGGGCGCGGCCCCGGCCCCGGCTCGGCGGCCGTCCACCGGGCCAGCTACCCCGACCCGGCCGGGGAGGCGTGGGCGCTGCTGCGGCGCGCGCGGGCGAGCCCGGTGTGCGGGCGGCCGACGGGGACGGTGCGCAAGTCCGGCTGCCGGCTGGCGCTGACCTCGCTGCCGCGGGAGGTGCTCGACGCGCGGTGGGACGTGGTCGTCGTCGACGGGCCGAGCGGGGCCGGGCCCGGGGAGCCGGGGCGGATGGGCGCCATATACACCGCGGCCGCGCTCGCGCGCGCGGCGGGGGGCGGCGCGGTGGACGTGGCGGTGCACGACATGAACCGGACGGTGGAGCGGTGGTACGCCAGGGAGTACCTGTGCGAGGACAACCTCGTCGCCGCCAAGGGGCGCCTCTGGCACTTCCGTGTCGCCGCCGGCGGGCCGCCGGACGCGTTCTGCTCGACTGCTCCGGTCCAGATCTTGTAA